The following coding sequences are from one Fimbriimonadaceae bacterium window:
- a CDS encoding family 10 glycosylhydrolase: MIDRRQFLASAAAAPVAWWSAFHMEPTMDTLSASGKKLYVWDHSDPKRSASDNKKKYADLRAKGLTGVFLGGDPVPAEYDIVREAGLELHVWMWTTNRGDEWIRKNHPEWYQVSRSGKSCFDKPPYVDYYRWISPHIPGAVQYVCDRAEEIARMGQVQGVHLDYVRYPDVILPDALWSQYKLDQTDELPDYDFDYGDAAVAAFKRAHGRDPRAIKDPSTDQEWLHFRYDAVTALVKKVHGTVKAHKKTLTAAVFPTPSLARKICRQDWDKWPLDMACPMTYHSFYNEPAMWIGDCVREDLQAAHFPICAGVYMPAFKSTEEFEVGLRAAFHRGAVGVSLFGGVAPQYWDVVAKVYSS, encoded by the coding sequence ATGATCGACCGCCGCCAGTTCCTCGCCTCAGCCGCCGCCGCCCCTGTGGCGTGGTGGTCCGCTTTCCACATGGAACCGACAATGGACACACTCTCAGCATCGGGCAAAAAGCTCTACGTTTGGGACCACTCCGACCCCAAGCGCTCCGCATCGGACAACAAGAAGAAATACGCCGACCTACGCGCCAAGGGGCTGACCGGTGTCTTTCTCGGGGGAGACCCGGTCCCCGCCGAGTACGACATCGTCCGGGAGGCGGGGCTTGAGCTTCATGTGTGGATGTGGACGACGAACCGGGGCGACGAGTGGATCCGCAAGAACCACCCCGAGTGGTACCAGGTCAGCCGGAGCGGCAAGTCGTGCTTCGACAAGCCACCATACGTGGACTACTACCGCTGGATCTCACCGCACATCCCCGGCGCGGTCCAGTACGTGTGCGACCGGGCCGAGGAGATCGCCCGGATGGGCCAGGTACAGGGCGTCCACCTCGACTACGTCCGCTATCCGGACGTGATCTTGCCCGACGCGCTGTGGAGCCAGTACAAGCTTGACCAGACCGACGAGCTACCCGACTATGACTTCGACTATGGCGACGCGGCCGTCGCCGCGTTCAAGCGGGCCCATGGCCGCGACCCCCGGGCGATCAAGGACCCGTCGACCGACCAAGAGTGGCTCCATTTCCGGTATGACGCGGTCACGGCTTTGGTGAAGAAGGTCCACGGCACCGTCAAAGCCCACAAGAAGACGCTGACCGCCGCGGTTTTCCCGACACCGTCACTGGCGCGCAAGATCTGTCGGCAAGACTGGGACAAGTGGCCGCTCGACATGGCATGCCCCATGACGTACCACAGCTTCTATAACGAACCGGCCATGTGGATCGGCGACTGCGTCCGCGAGGACCTCCAGGCCGCCCATTTCCCCATCTGCGCGGGTGTCTATATGCCCGCCTTCAAGTCGACCGAGGAGTTTGAGGTCGGGTTGAGGGCGGCGTTCCACCGTGGTGCGGTCGGCGTGTCCCTGTTCGGCGGCGTCGCACCCCAGTACTGGGACGTCGTCGCCAAAGTATATTCTTCATAA
- a CDS encoding M42 family metallopeptidase: MNVDLLRELTEAHGVPGQEDRIRAIVARELKPIADLSTDIMGNLVAHRAATSNPTGRKLMLAAHMDEIGFVVSHISDKGFLRIVPVGGWDPRMMAAQRVMVSTQGGLIPGLLMLGVKPKHLLTAEEAARAPKIEDYFVDLGMDAETVRAKVRIGDGVSMDRKFQVLGDHYTCKAMDDRVAVFVMIEAMKKASSHGVDVYGVATVQEEIGLRGATAAGQAINPDVVVALDITLANDYPGIPEEMSVTKLGHGTAVKFMDSSLICHPKVVEHFRGLAESKGIKYQMELLPLGGTDAGGVQRQNGGIAAFTLSIPCRYVHTVNETVHRDDVQASIDLLAAYIEDCHNGHYTYPV, from the coding sequence ATGAACGTCGACCTCCTGCGGGAACTCACTGAAGCCCACGGTGTCCCCGGCCAAGAAGACCGAATCCGGGCCATTGTCGCCCGCGAACTCAAGCCGATCGCCGACCTTTCCACCGACATCATGGGCAACCTCGTCGCCCATCGGGCCGCGACCTCCAACCCGACCGGCCGGAAGCTCATGCTCGCCGCCCACATGGACGAGATCGGCTTTGTCGTCAGCCACATTTCCGACAAGGGGTTCTTGCGGATCGTCCCCGTGGGGGGATGGGACCCCCGGATGATGGCGGCCCAGCGTGTCATGGTCAGCACCCAAGGCGGTTTGATCCCCGGACTTTTGATGCTGGGTGTGAAGCCCAAGCACCTCCTGACCGCAGAGGAGGCCGCCCGGGCCCCCAAGATCGAGGACTACTTCGTCGATCTAGGAATGGACGCAGAGACCGTCAGGGCCAAGGTCCGGATCGGCGACGGCGTCTCGATGGACCGTAAGTTCCAAGTGCTCGGCGACCACTACACCTGTAAGGCGATGGACGACCGTGTGGCGGTCTTTGTGATGATCGAGGCGATGAAAAAGGCCTCGTCCCATGGTGTCGACGTCTATGGCGTCGCGACCGTCCAGGAGGAGATCGGGTTGCGAGGCGCGACGGCGGCGGGGCAGGCGATCAACCCCGACGTGGTCGTCGCCTTGGACATCACCCTGGCCAACGACTATCCCGGCATCCCCGAGGAGATGAGCGTCACGAAGCTGGGCCATGGGACGGCGGTCAAGTTCATGGACTCCTCGCTCATCTGCCACCCCAAGGTCGTCGAGCACTTCCGCGGGCTGGCTGAGTCCAAGGGGATCAAGTACCAGATGGAGTTGCTTCCGCTGGGGGGCACCGACGCGGGCGGTGTCCAGCGCCAGAACGGCGGGATCGCCGCCTTCACCCTGTCCATCCCCTGCCGGTACGTCCACACGGTGAACGAGACCGTCCACCGAGACGACGTCCAGGCCAGCATCGACCTTCTCGCCGCATATATTGAGGACTGTCACAACGGACATTACACGTATCCTGTTTAG
- a CDS encoding diguanylate cyclase, whose protein sequence is MSVALVALAVEVGGPAWLVASRVAMAICSVLVIVAVTVVDLEMRKRQKKVQAELEEQVAGQTRALKEAVQQLEGLNSEQTAQAEELEHYADQLQVRQDELERALADAEIQTSLYAHASKRFESLFNGLPVGCATFNTEGEVMEWNTTMSTIARCAAHEALLRPVLHVFRGVDEALMAQALDNALTQGNATTFEAEWVREGVEQTFVNVKVFPMRQKSGEIVGGIMCLHDTTTATLSSREVAMSEAKFRAFMQHAPAAVAIFDRDIRYLVASKRWMTDYNLEGQEIVGRSHYDVFPEIAEPWREIHQRCLHGECVTSDEERFDRLDGSHIWIKWEVRPWFEPSGEIGGIAMMTEDVTDRRAAMDEVVEAHEQVTSILESINDGFLSVDADGVVVYINQTACLFLGVGKATSEGKRLSEICPRELLLPINALCKQATQANDKQSLEFEFNGSWLEFRVYPSGKGSSVFFKDITDRMKMQMHVDALLLKMNDVNLQLEAANCHLSSLATTDGLTGIHNHRYFQDFLAEHLAKGHAGGPSVSVILMDVDKFKSFNDDFGHQAGDAVLVGVAACLTRVVSSPHLVARYGGEEFVVVAIGLDDAEAFQLAEIMRMEIEGGDWPQRPVTASFGVAVCNDCGAKPQELVERADRAMYRSKVEGRNRTTAYTELPEAA, encoded by the coding sequence ATGTCTGTCGCCTTGGTCGCGCTGGCTGTCGAGGTTGGGGGGCCGGCATGGCTGGTCGCTTCACGCGTCGCCATGGCCATATGCTCCGTCCTCGTCATCGTCGCCGTCACCGTCGTCGACCTAGAGATGCGAAAGAGGCAAAAGAAGGTCCAAGCAGAACTCGAGGAACAAGTCGCCGGGCAGACAAGGGCCTTGAAGGAAGCGGTGCAACAGCTGGAAGGCTTGAACTCCGAGCAGACGGCCCAGGCCGAAGAGTTGGAGCACTACGCCGACCAGCTCCAAGTCCGGCAGGACGAACTGGAACGGGCCCTCGCCGACGCGGAGATCCAGACGTCGCTCTACGCCCATGCGTCCAAGCGGTTCGAGTCCTTGTTCAACGGCCTCCCGGTGGGGTGCGCCACCTTCAACACCGAAGGCGAGGTGATGGAGTGGAACACCACCATGAGCACGATCGCACGGTGCGCGGCCCACGAGGCCTTGCTCAGGCCCGTGCTCCACGTGTTTCGAGGCGTCGACGAGGCCCTGATGGCGCAAGCCCTTGACAACGCTCTCACCCAAGGAAACGCGACGACATTTGAGGCCGAGTGGGTGCGCGAAGGAGTGGAGCAGACCTTCGTGAACGTCAAGGTCTTCCCCATGCGGCAAAAATCCGGCGAGATCGTCGGCGGCATCATGTGTCTCCATGACACCACCACGGCGACGCTGTCGTCCCGGGAAGTGGCGATGAGCGAGGCCAAGTTCCGCGCGTTCATGCAGCACGCCCCGGCCGCCGTCGCCATCTTCGACCGGGACATCCGGTACTTGGTCGCCAGCAAGCGCTGGATGACGGACTACAACTTGGAGGGGCAGGAGATTGTCGGGAGGTCTCATTACGACGTCTTTCCTGAAATCGCGGAGCCTTGGCGAGAAATCCACCAACGATGCCTCCATGGGGAGTGCGTCACGTCCGATGAAGAGCGCTTCGACCGGTTAGACGGCAGCCATATCTGGATCAAATGGGAGGTCCGTCCATGGTTCGAGCCAAGCGGCGAGATCGGGGGGATCGCGATGATGACCGAAGACGTCACGGACCGGAGGGCGGCGATGGACGAGGTGGTCGAGGCCCACGAGCAGGTGACGTCGATCCTGGAGAGTATCAATGACGGGTTCTTGTCCGTGGACGCCGATGGCGTCGTGGTCTATATCAACCAGACCGCCTGCCTGTTCCTAGGCGTGGGCAAAGCGACATCAGAAGGAAAACGCCTCAGTGAGATTTGCCCCCGGGAACTCCTTCTGCCGATCAACGCCTTGTGCAAGCAGGCCACCCAGGCCAACGACAAGCAGAGTCTTGAGTTCGAGTTCAACGGCTCGTGGCTTGAGTTCCGGGTGTATCCCTCGGGCAAGGGCAGTAGCGTCTTCTTCAAGGACATCACTGACCGAATGAAGATGCAGATGCACGTCGACGCCCTGCTGTTGAAGATGAACGATGTGAACCTCCAACTGGAGGCAGCAAACTGCCACCTCAGTTCGCTCGCCACCACGGACGGCCTGACTGGTATCCACAACCACCGCTACTTCCAGGACTTCTTGGCCGAACACCTTGCGAAGGGCCATGCGGGGGGACCGTCGGTGTCGGTCATTCTCATGGACGTCGACAAGTTCAAGTCTTTCAACGATGACTTCGGCCATCAGGCCGGCGACGCCGTCTTGGTCGGTGTCGCCGCCTGCCTGACCCGCGTCGTGTCGTCGCCGCACCTCGTCGCCCGGTACGGCGGGGAAGAGTTCGTCGTGGTCGCGATCGGCTTGGATGACGCCGAGGCTTTCCAACTCGCCGAGATCATGCGCATGGAGATCGAAGGCGGAGATTGGCCCCAGCGACCCGTGACGGCAAGCTTTGGCGTGGCGGTGTGCAATGACTGCGGGGCTAAGCCCCAAGAACTGGTCGAGCGTGCCGACCGCGCGATGTACCGGTCCAAAGTGGAAGGCAGAAACCGCACGACCGCCTACACTGAACTTCCAGAGGCGGCCTGA
- the trxB gene encoding thioredoxin-disulfide reductase: MEKVVIVGTGPAGYTAALYAGRAGLQPLVFAGPEPGGQLMITTDVENYPGFPEGIMGPDMMDLFRKQAERFGAKILAKTVDRVDFSGGNLRVYADDEEYAAQTVVVSTGASAKWIGLESEVTFGGYGVSACATCDGFFYRDKTVAVVGGGDTAMEEANYLTRHASKVYVVHRRDQFRASKIMQQRVMDNPKIEVLWNKRVDEIVGESEPRKKVTGVRLVDTVNGTSSDLGLDGVFVAIGHHPNSDPFKSVLDTDENGYIKVKPFSTETNVPGVFACGDVTDHKYRQAVTAAGSGCMAAIDAERFLEALGS; the protein is encoded by the coding sequence ATGGAAAAAGTCGTCATTGTCGGAACAGGGCCGGCCGGGTACACCGCCGCCCTCTATGCCGGGCGTGCCGGCCTCCAGCCTCTGGTCTTCGCCGGCCCCGAACCAGGCGGCCAGTTGATGATCACCACCGACGTCGAGAACTACCCGGGGTTCCCTGAGGGGATCATGGGCCCCGACATGATGGACCTCTTCCGCAAGCAAGCAGAACGGTTCGGGGCCAAGATCCTTGCCAAGACCGTCGACCGCGTCGATTTCAGCGGCGGTAACCTGCGGGTCTACGCCGACGACGAGGAGTACGCCGCGCAGACCGTCGTCGTTTCCACGGGGGCAAGCGCCAAGTGGATCGGCTTGGAGTCCGAGGTCACATTTGGCGGCTACGGCGTGAGCGCGTGCGCCACGTGTGACGGATTCTTCTACCGCGACAAGACCGTCGCCGTGGTCGGCGGCGGCGACACCGCGATGGAAGAGGCGAACTACCTCACCCGCCATGCCTCAAAAGTGTATGTGGTCCACCGACGCGACCAGTTCCGGGCGAGCAAGATCATGCAACAGCGGGTTATGGACAACCCCAAGATCGAAGTGCTCTGGAACAAGCGGGTCGACGAGATCGTGGGCGAGTCGGAACCCCGCAAGAAGGTGACGGGCGTCCGACTGGTCGACACCGTCAACGGCACGTCGAGCGACCTCGGCCTAGACGGCGTGTTTGTCGCCATCGGCCACCACCCGAACAGTGACCCCTTCAAGAGTGTCTTGGACACCGACGAAAACGGTTACATCAAGGTCAAGCCGTTCTCGACGGAGACTAACGTGCCCGGCGTCTTCGCTTGTGGCGACGTGACCGACCACAAGTACCGCCAAGCGGTGACCGCGGCCGGATCAGGCTGCATGGCGGCCATTGACGCCGAACGTTTCCTCGAAGCATTGGGCTCGTAG
- the fliM gene encoding flagellar motor switch protein FliM, which yields MSDILSQSEIEALLSSLVEPQAADTIGGPPATVNTSGTSPTTFKGNGLGSHRAAVAYEVYDFRRPDKFSKEQLRTLQMLHETFARIASTALSAYLRSTVSIDLISLEQVPYEEYLRSINQSVFTIMSLPPLSGQAALELEFGLVFTMIDKLLGGPGRSLDRTVLTDIEQPLFRQIVERTFMALKSAWEGVVIVNPSMEALETSAQFVQIAPPTDIVVSILFEVRVGEAHGAMSLCVPYMLLKPITAKLSAQKWFAAASNRKQTVANRRALVGQINATEVECAVQLGKCRLSVHDFLRLRHGDTLRLDQKTERDLRFMVSENPKYLLRPGLDGKKLAFEVTAPIRPNE from the coding sequence TTGTCGGACATCCTGTCACAGTCGGAGATCGAGGCCCTGCTGAGTTCGCTTGTCGAACCGCAGGCGGCCGACACGATCGGTGGTCCCCCTGCCACGGTGAACACGTCCGGCACGAGCCCCACCACGTTCAAGGGGAACGGCCTCGGATCCCACCGTGCCGCCGTGGCATACGAAGTCTACGACTTCCGCCGCCCTGATAAGTTTTCCAAGGAGCAACTGCGCACTCTGCAGATGCTCCACGAGACCTTCGCCCGCATCGCCAGCACCGCCCTGAGCGCGTACTTGCGCAGCACGGTCAGCATCGACCTGATCTCCCTGGAGCAGGTCCCCTACGAGGAGTACCTGCGCAGCATCAACCAGTCGGTGTTCACCATCATGTCGCTGCCGCCGCTCAGCGGGCAGGCTGCCCTTGAGCTGGAGTTCGGGCTTGTCTTCACGATGATCGACAAGCTCTTGGGGGGGCCGGGCCGCTCGCTCGACCGCACCGTCCTCACCGACATCGAGCAGCCTCTGTTCCGCCAGATCGTCGAGCGCACCTTCATGGCGCTCAAGTCGGCCTGGGAAGGCGTCGTCATCGTCAACCCGTCGATGGAAGCCCTTGAGACAAGCGCCCAGTTTGTCCAGATCGCCCCGCCGACGGACATCGTCGTCAGCATCCTTTTCGAAGTCCGGGTCGGCGAGGCGCACGGCGCCATGAGCTTGTGCGTTCCCTACATGCTGCTCAAGCCCATCACCGCCAAACTCAGCGCCCAAAAGTGGTTTGCCGCGGCAAGCAACCGTAAGCAGACCGTCGCCAACCGCCGTGCCCTGGTCGGACAGATCAACGCCACCGAGGTCGAGTGCGCCGTCCAACTGGGCAAGTGCCGGCTGAGCGTGCACGACTTCCTGCGGCTCCGTCATGGCGACACCCTGCGGCTCGACCAGAAAACCGAGCGCGACCTTCGATTTATGGTCTCTGAGAACCCGAAGTATCTCCTCCGTCCCGGTCTGGACGGCAAGAAGCTCGCCTTTGAAGTGACCGCCCCGATCCGCCCCAACGAGTGA
- the fliN gene encoding flagellar motor switch protein FliN, whose protein sequence is MQKITEELVQKFTNAQNQIWQTVSNAASESIEAGIQFRDPKVSVMPLTDVYSEMASPKLVVQFCFADSPDSIQAVLVPTEGFLALHELLTSETKTIADDQMAGKVRPFVEGLVQGICQATGTIRNEPIVASGLSNRYQIFNLPSNLQRMPELIKVDVTISGEGVETTAMWLVDMSTARHITNTPENGEEELAVSVLGAQTAEAGVSGPALSVDDSALEMIMDIPLEISVELGRMRMLVKDVVELGSGSIVQIDKAAGEPVDVLVNGRLVARGEVVVIEDNFGVRITEILSLQERLAKLNEVA, encoded by the coding sequence ATGCAGAAGATCACGGAAGAACTGGTCCAAAAGTTCACGAACGCGCAAAACCAGATTTGGCAGACCGTCTCGAACGCGGCCTCCGAGTCGATCGAAGCGGGCATCCAGTTCCGCGACCCGAAGGTCTCGGTGATGCCCCTGACCGACGTGTACTCGGAAATGGCCTCACCCAAGCTGGTGGTCCAGTTCTGCTTTGCGGACTCGCCCGACAGCATCCAAGCCGTCTTGGTGCCGACCGAGGGCTTCCTTGCCCTTCACGAACTCCTGACATCGGAGACCAAGACGATCGCGGACGACCAGATGGCGGGCAAAGTCCGGCCGTTTGTCGAGGGCTTGGTCCAGGGCATTTGCCAGGCGACCGGGACGATCCGTAACGAGCCGATCGTCGCCAGCGGCCTCTCGAACCGCTACCAGATCTTCAACCTGCCGAGCAACCTGCAGCGGATGCCCGAATTGATCAAGGTCGACGTCACGATCAGCGGCGAGGGCGTCGAGACGACGGCGATGTGGCTGGTCGACATGTCGACGGCGCGGCACATCACGAACACGCCCGAGAACGGCGAAGAAGAACTCGCCGTCAGCGTCCTCGGGGCCCAAACCGCCGAGGCCGGGGTCTCGGGGCCCGCCCTGTCCGTGGACGACAGCGCCCTTGAGATGATCATGGACATCCCCCTGGAGATCAGCGTCGAGTTGGGCCGGATGCGGATGCTCGTCAAGGACGTGGTCGAGCTGGGCTCAGGTTCCATCGTCCAGATCGACAAAGCGGCGGGCGAGCCGGTCGACGTCCTCGTGAACGGGCGGCTCGTGGCCCGCGGCGAGGTCGTCGTGATCGAAGACAACTTTGGCGTCCGGATCACCGAGATCCTGAGCCTGCAAGAACGACTTGCGAAACTGAACGAGGTCGCGTGA
- the fliP gene encoding flagellar type III secretion system pore protein FliP (The bacterial flagellar biogenesis protein FliP forms a type III secretion system (T3SS)-type pore required for flagellar assembly.), with product MRRLVDWARGHRRQVMVWATVLSLIGLAALAVSQQVPVPSVNIGVGTGSEREQLGAQFKILALLTVLSVAPAILILTTCFTRVVIILSFTRQALGAQNIPPNQVLVGLSLFLTFFIMAPTYNEVNKAAIQPFFQQGSVMPMDEALKNAEEPLKKFMLKNTYESDLKMFLDFRHQTPKSRAEIDFMSVVPAFVISELKTAFVIGFYIFVPFVVIDLVVASLLMGMGMMMMPPVVISLPAKLLVFVLADGWSVLVRAILAGYGT from the coding sequence ATGCGTCGTCTCGTCGATTGGGCACGCGGTCACCGAAGGCAGGTGATGGTCTGGGCGACCGTGCTCTCCCTGATCGGCCTGGCCGCCCTGGCCGTGAGCCAGCAAGTGCCGGTGCCGTCAGTCAATATCGGCGTCGGAACCGGCAGCGAACGCGAGCAACTCGGCGCACAGTTCAAGATCCTCGCCCTGCTGACCGTGCTCAGCGTTGCGCCGGCGATCCTGATCCTGACGACGTGCTTCACCCGCGTCGTCATCATCCTCAGCTTCACCCGCCAGGCCTTGGGGGCACAGAACATCCCACCCAACCAGGTGCTGGTCGGGTTGAGCCTGTTCCTGACCTTCTTCATCATGGCCCCGACCTACAACGAGGTCAACAAGGCGGCGATCCAACCGTTCTTCCAACAAGGCTCGGTCATGCCGATGGACGAGGCCCTCAAGAACGCCGAAGAGCCCCTGAAGAAGTTCATGCTCAAGAACACCTATGAGTCCGACCTCAAGATGTTCCTGGACTTCCGCCACCAGACACCCAAGTCCCGGGCCGAGATCGACTTCATGTCGGTGGTCCCGGCGTTCGTCATCAGCGAGCTGAAAACCGCCTTCGTCATCGGCTTCTACATCTTTGTGCCGTTTGTCGTCATCGACCTTGTCGTCGCCAGCCTGCTGATGGGCATGGGCATGATGATGATGCCGCCGGTGGTGATCTCCTTGCCGGCCAAACTGTTGGTCTTCGTCCTCGCCGACGGGTGGTCCGTCCTCGTCCGCGCGATCCTCGCAGGGTACGGCACATGA
- a CDS encoding flagellar biosynthetic protein FliQ, with protein sequence MNHGIVMELTRQGILVAMMVTLPILAVALFVGLIVSVFQAVTQVQEMTLTYLPKILGCAAVITGMGSWMLTTLVKFMVVCFDQIARVNQ encoded by the coding sequence ATGAACCACGGCATCGTCATGGAGTTGACGCGCCAGGGCATCTTGGTCGCGATGATGGTGACCCTGCCGATCTTGGCGGTGGCCCTCTTTGTCGGCCTGATCGTCAGCGTGTTCCAGGCCGTGACCCAGGTGCAGGAGATGACCCTGACTTACCTGCCCAAGATCCTTGGCTGCGCCGCCGTGATCACGGGCATGGGATCGTGGATGCTCACGACCCTCGTCAAGTTCATGGTCGTCTGCTTCGACCAGATCGCACGGGTCAACCAATGA
- a CDS encoding flagellar biosynthetic protein FliR, which translates to MSLDAAWLVAFLAVGCRLAAMVMTSPLFGTTIPVQVRGMFCLAISAALTPAVMPLMPPVPQNMADFAGIFFREIMMGLALGWSVQLLVNSLQMAGGIIDLQVGMASAQIFNPAVGGTASPVANLKVMLGTVLIMLSGGHQMMFRAFMESYRYPTEALTPTHGMLAVLMSMLFHLFVGAVQIAAPVVAVTIVIDAAASLVNKAVPQTQPFLIALPAKIGLGMLALLLGLPALTVGVQRGLDSVFTTVPRLLGGG; encoded by the coding sequence ATGAGCCTGGACGCCGCCTGGCTCGTCGCGTTTCTGGCCGTCGGGTGCCGCCTGGCCGCGATGGTCATGACCTCGCCTCTCTTCGGCACGACGATCCCCGTGCAGGTCCGCGGCATGTTCTGCCTGGCCATCTCGGCGGCCCTGACGCCCGCGGTCATGCCGCTGATGCCCCCCGTCCCCCAAAACATGGCGGACTTCGCCGGGATCTTCTTTCGCGAGATCATGATGGGCTTGGCCCTCGGATGGTCGGTCCAGTTGCTCGTCAACAGCCTTCAAATGGCGGGCGGCATCATCGACCTGCAGGTCGGCATGGCCAGCGCCCAAATCTTCAACCCGGCGGTCGGCGGGACGGCCTCGCCCGTGGCAAACCTCAAGGTCATGCTCGGCACCGTCTTGATCATGTTGTCGGGCGGGCACCAAATGATGTTCCGGGCGTTCATGGAGAGCTACCGCTACCCCACCGAGGCCCTGACCCCCACCCACGGCATGCTGGCTGTCCTCATGAGCATGCTCTTCCACCTCTTTGTCGGGGCGGTCCAGATCGCCGCGCCGGTCGTGGCGGTGACCATCGTCATCGACGCGGCGGCGTCCTTGGTGAACAAGGCCGTCCCCCAGACCCAACCGTTCCTGATCGCCCTTCCGGCCAAGATCGGACTCGGCATGCTGGCCCTGCTCCTTGGCCTGCCTGCCCTGACCGTCGGTGTCCAGCGCGGCCTGGACTCGGTGTTCACCACGGTGCCGAGGCTCCTCGGAGGCGGTTGA
- a CDS encoding EscU/YscU/HrcU family type III secretion system export apparatus switch protein translates to MADNASAQERTEEATPRRKQEARKKGTVARSTDLNGALAMLTLAMLGPGVAAKLAEAILTSIQSNVAKMPREISPATVIIQTQSMAVPALSAAMPLALGLCAVGLASNFSQVGFVLSGEPLKPSFDKVNPLTGFKRLFSRRAVVEGLKAVAKMCLFSWIAYVVLQQDWDKLLGIGGMAPAVAAGVLGEVVHKLVMRIAVVWLVIAGFDYFFQRKEVDKQIKMTKDELKREMREQEGSPEVKQAQYQRRRKLLKGGMVAKLKEADVLITNPTHFAVAIKYERSQMHAPVVLAKGQDLMALRMRELAADLRLPTVENKPLARALYAQCEAGDFVPRDLFGPVAEVLAYVYKSTQRTKK, encoded by the coding sequence ATGGCAGACAACGCTTCCGCACAGGAAAGGACTGAGGAGGCCACGCCTCGACGTAAGCAAGAGGCGCGCAAGAAGGGCACCGTCGCCCGGTCGACGGATCTGAACGGCGCCCTCGCCATGCTCACCCTCGCCATGCTCGGGCCTGGCGTCGCCGCCAAGCTTGCCGAGGCGATCCTCACATCCATCCAGTCGAACGTGGCCAAGATGCCGCGCGAGATATCTCCCGCGACGGTGATCATCCAGACGCAGAGCATGGCCGTCCCGGCCCTGTCGGCGGCCATGCCGCTCGCCCTCGGCCTCTGCGCGGTCGGCCTGGCCAGCAACTTCAGCCAGGTCGGGTTTGTGCTCAGCGGCGAACCGCTCAAGCCCAGTTTTGACAAGGTCAACCCCCTCACGGGGTTCAAGCGTCTGTTTTCGCGCCGCGCCGTGGTCGAAGGGCTGAAAGCCGTCGCCAAAATGTGCCTGTTCTCGTGGATCGCCTATGTGGTGCTCCAGCAAGACTGGGACAAACTACTGGGGATCGGCGGGATGGCGCCGGCGGTGGCGGCCGGAGTCCTCGGTGAAGTCGTCCACAAGCTGGTCATGCGCATCGCGGTCGTCTGGCTTGTCATCGCCGGTTTCGACTACTTCTTCCAACGCAAAGAAGTGGACAAGCAGATCAAGATGACCAAGGACGAGCTCAAGCGCGAAATGCGCGAACAAGAAGGCTCGCCCGAGGTCAAGCAAGCCCAGTACCAGCGTCGCCGCAAGCTTTTGAAGGGCGGCATGGTCGCCAAGCTGAAAGAAGCGGACGTCCTGATCACCAACCCGACGCACTTTGCCGTCGCGATCAAGTACGAGCGGTCGCAGATGCACGCCCCGGTCGTCCTGGCCAAGGGCCAAGACTTGATGGCCCTGCGCATGAGGGAGTTGGCCGCCGACCTGCGCCTGCCCACCGTCGAGAACAAACCCCTCGCCCGGGCACTCTACGCCCAATGCGAGGCGGGAGACTTTGTCCCCCGCGACCTCTTCGGACCCGTCGCCGAGGTCCTCGCCTACGTCTACAAGAGCACGCAGCGGACGAAGAAGTGA